One window of Longimicrobium sp. genomic DNA carries:
- a CDS encoding dihydrofolate reductase family protein has protein sequence MAKLVFGMNQSLDGYVDHMAFAPSPTLFRHFIEEAQGQAGSVYGRKMYEVMRYWDDDHPEWGAEEHAFAAAWRKQPKWVVSRSLKSVGPNARLVEDDLEGAIRELKAERDGEIEVAGPDLAQSLTELGLIDEYRIYLHPVVLGHGKPYFAGPRPPLRLIANDRIGEDVIRLTYVPA, from the coding sequence ATGGCTAAGCTCGTGTTCGGAATGAACCAGTCCCTGGACGGCTACGTCGACCATATGGCGTTTGCGCCAAGCCCCACGCTCTTCCGCCACTTCATCGAGGAGGCTCAGGGGCAGGCGGGCAGTGTGTACGGTCGCAAAATGTATGAGGTCATGCGTTACTGGGACGACGATCATCCTGAATGGGGTGCAGAGGAACACGCCTTCGCGGCGGCGTGGCGGAAGCAGCCGAAATGGGTCGTCTCGCGCTCGTTGAAGTCGGTCGGCCCCAACGCCAGGCTTGTTGAGGATGATCTTGAGGGCGCGATCCGCGAGCTGAAGGCCGAGCGCGACGGGGAGATCGAAGTTGCTGGCCCGGACCTGGCGCAAAGCCTCACCGAACTCGGCCTGATCGATGAGTATCGAATCTACCTGCACCCCGTCGTGCTTGGTCACGGCAAGCCATATTTCGCCGGACCCCGGCCGCCGCTCCGCCTTATCGCCAATGATCGGATTGGCGAGGATGTGATCAGGTTGACCTACGTTCCTGCTTGA